DNA from Synechococcus elongatus PCC 6301:
GCTCGTTTTGGTTACCTTGCTCTCTACTGCGCTCGTTGCCTGCGGCGGCCCCACGGCAGCGACTGTGCCGACCTACAGCGACAGCCAAATTCTGCAAATCGAAAAATCCCAAGCCAATCTGCAAGCGGTGCGCGATCGCTTTCCAGAGTTGGATCAACTGATTGCTGCTGAAAACTGGACTTTCGTCCGCAACTTCATCCGGGGCCCGCTGGGCGATGTGCGTCGAGAAACCGCGA
Protein-coding regions in this window:
- the psbQ gene encoding photosystem II protein PsbQ, which gives rise to MTLWSRCRRAVALVLVTLLSTALVACGGPTAATVPTYSDSQILQIEKSQANLQAVRDRFPELDQLIAAENWTFVRNFIRGPLGDVRRETATLSRTFLDPALKAETAETAQALFNHLIALDDAAKDGDVRRAREQFQEAIVDFDAFLQAIPTL